From the genome of Croceibacterium atlanticum:
CGGGCGAGGCGACGAATTCATTGCCATAGGCATTGATCGTCTGGTGCTCCATCCCCTTGTGCGGCGTTTCCGCCACGCCGACCTTTTCATCGGAAAAGGGATAGGGGCCGATCGTGCTCTCGAAGAAATCGAGATAGGTGTGCATTTCCGCGATCAGGCTTTCAGCATTCTCTTCCTGTCCAGGCAGATGCCAGAACTGGATCGGGAAACTGTTGCCATACCGGCTGGTATATTCGGCTTCAGCCAGCTCATACGGGCCGATTTGCAGCGATACGCCGTAATCATTGGGCGCCTTGGCCCGCCAGTGATAGCTGGACCAGCCGCCCTTTTCCTCCACACTCACCAGCTTGCCGTTGGAAGCGGCCGTCAGGCCGGAAGGCACTGTCACCACAAGGTCCAGCACACCCACGCGCTTGCTCGGATGATCCAGGCAGGGCCAGAACAGATCGCAGCCGGTGCCCTGTACGGCGGTGGCGATCCAGTCCTTCCCCTGCGGTGTCCTGGCCCAGACGAAACCGCCATCCCAGGGCGCGTTCGGTGCGACCCGGGGTTCACCCGAATAGGCGATTTCGACCTGCACGGTTTCATCGGCGGCAATCGGGGCGGGCAGGGCAATAATCAGCTTGCCGCCGTCATTTTTCCAGCTGCTGTCCGGACGGACCGTGCCATTCACGCTGATCCGTGAAATGGCAAAGCGCGGATCAAGGTCGAATTCCACGCTGTCGAGCGGGGTGATGGCCTGCACCGTGTAAAGCGCCAGGCCCGAAATGGATTTGCTGTCCGGATCGACACGAAGGGAAAGGCCGAGATGCGGCGTTTCCATCGCCTGCTTGATTTCATCCATCGGGGCGCCGGATTCGGCCGTATAGGGCGCGATGTCGCCCGATGCGGGATCGGTAAAGGCAGCGGCCGGCGCGGAAAGCGCGAGCGGCAGGGCGAGGCAATAAAAAAGGCGGGGCTTCATGCCCCGCCTTCTTGGCCGCGAAGGCCGGACAGTCAATCCTGAGCGTCCGAACCCTTGCTTTCTTCCGCCGGCGCTTCCGGCTTCTTCCTGGCGCTGCTCTTGCGGCGGCGCTTCGGCTTGGCCTTGGGCGGGGCCGGGGTGAGTTCGAAGGAAAGCCTGTCCTCCTTCACGCTGACATGGACTTCGCCGCCCTGGGCCAGCTTGCCGAACAGCAATTCCTCCGCCAGCGGCTGCTTCACCTTGTCCTGGATCAGGCGTGCCATCGGCCGTGCGCCATACAGCTTGTCATAACCGCGCTTGGCCAGCCATTCACGCGCATCGCCATCGAACTGGATATGCACATTCTGTTCGGCCAGCTGCAGTTCCAGCTGCAGGATGAACTTGTCGACCACGCGGCTGACCGTTTCCGGCGCCAGATAGGCAAAGGGTACGATCGCATCCAGGCGGTTGCGGAATTCGGGGGTGAACATCTTCTTCACCGCCTCTTCACTGGCTTCCACCTTGGTGCCCGCGCCGAAACCGATGCCCTGCTTGGCGGCATCCGCCGCACCGGCATTGGTGGTCATCACCAGCACGACATTGCGGAAATCCACTGTCTTGCCGTGATGATCGGTCAGCCGGCCATTATCCATCACCTGCAACAATATGTTGAACAGGTCCGGATGCGCCTTCTCGATTTCGTCGAGCAGCAGCACGCAATGCGGATGCTGGTCGATCGCATCGGTCAGCAGGCCGCCCTGATCATAGCCGACATAGCCCGGAGGCGCACCGATCAGGCGCGATACGCTGTGCCGTTCCATATATTCGGACATGTCGAAGCGTTTCAGTTCGATGCCCATGATGGACGCAAGCTGGCGCGCCACTTCGGTCTTGCCGACGCCGGTGGGGCCGGAAAACAGGAAGCTGCCGATCGGCTTGTCCGGATCGCGCAGGCCCGCGCGTGACAGCTTCATCGCGGTGGAAAGCACCTCGATGGCCTTGTCCTGCCCATAGACGACCCGCTTCAGATCCTTCTCCAGGCTGGCAAGGGCGGCCTTGTCGTCCTTGCTGACCGATTTCGGCGGAATCCGGGCCATTGTCGCGATGACCTTCTCGATATCCCTGGCCGTGATCGACTTGCGCCGACGGCTCGGCGGGACGAGCATCTGCATCGCGCCGACTTCGTCGATCACGTCGATCGCCTTGTCAGGCAATTTGCGGTCATTGATATAGCGGGCGCTCATCTCGACCGCGGTCTTGATGGCGTCCGGCGTGTATTTGACCTTGTGATGTTCTTCAAAGGCGCTGCGCAGCCCCTTGAGGATCTTTACCGTATCCTCGACGCTCGGTTCATTCACGTCAATCTTCTGGAAGCGCCGCAGCAATGCGCGGTCCTTCTCGAAATGATTGCGGAATTCCTTGTAGGTCGTCGAACCGATGCAGCGGATTGCGCCGCTGGACAGGGCGGGTTTCAGCAGGTTCGATGCGTCCATGGCACCCCCACTGGTCGCACCTGCGCCGATGACCGTGTGAATTTCATCGATGAACAGGACGGCTTCGGGCATTTTTTCGAGTTCGGAGACGACTTGCTTCAGCCGTTCCTCGAAATCGCCGCGATAGCGTGTGCCGGCCAGCAGCGCGCCCATGTCGAGCGAGTAGATGACCGCGTCTTCCAGAACTTCGGGCACGTCCCCTTCCACGATCTTGCGCGCCAGGCCTTCCGCGATGGCGGTCTTGCCCACGCCCGGATCGCCCACATAAAGCGGGTTGTTCTTGCTGCGGCGGCAGAGGATCTGGATCGTCCGGTCCACTTCCGGCGCGCGGCCGATCAGCGGGTCCACCTTCCCGTCCAGCGCCTTCTGGTTCAGATTGACGCAGAACTGGTCGAGTGCGGAATCCTTCTTGTTCTTTTCCGGCTTTTCCTCGGCCCTGGTTTCCGGTTCTTCGGAACCCTGCGGCGGGCGGCTTTCCACCTGGCGGCCACCCTTGCCGATTCCATGGCTGATATAGCTGACCGCATCCAGCCGGCTCATATCCTGCTGCTGCAGGAAATAGACGGCATAGCTGTCCCGCTCGGAAAACAGGGCGACGAGGACATTGGCGCCCGTCACCGTGTCCTTGCCGCTGGACTGCACATGCAGAATGGCGCGCTGGATCACCCGCTGGAACCCGGCAGTGGGCTGGGGATCGGCTTCGTCTTCCGTCTTGAGCGACTGATATTCCTGATCGAGATACTGGCGGACAACATTGGCCAGTTCGCCAAGGTCCACACCGCATGCGGTCATCACTTCGGCCGCGTCCGGATCTTCCACCAATGCCAGCAGCAAATGTTCCAGCGTGGCATATTCATGCGTCCGGTCGGTCGCATGCTGTAACGCTGTGTGGAGTGTCTTTTCAAGGGATTGGGCGAAACTTGGCATGGCTCAGCTGTCCGTTGGGTTACGATCCGAAGGTGATCAGTCTGCAGGGGCGATTATGAATATGTTGGAAATGGCACGGCGCCCCCGCCCCGGGGCGCTTTGTCATGAACGATATGGGGCGCTGCAGCGCGATTGCGAGAGGAAGCGGGGCCGAAACCGGCCCCATCAATCGGTATCCCGGGGCTTGAACAGCGCATCCGCCATGTCGCGATGGCTCGCCGCTTTGGCGTGATGCGCCCTGACGCGCTCTATTTCCGCTTCCAGAAGGCGAATACGCGCCATCAACTCGTCCTGGGAATAGGTATCGAGTGCTTCGCCGGCCAGCCGGCTTGCGGCATCGCCGCGCATCCGGGGGAGATCATCGTCCTCCATCAAGAACGCAGCATCTCTTGCCCGCCGCTTGCTGTCAATGGGGGCAGGCATTAGGCTTGTGCAACGTGCTGGAATGCAACAATGGCTCGCATGGAACAGGCAGCTGGGGGGCATATGCCGGGGAAAATTCCCGAAACGATGATCGCGATCGGAATCGCCGAACCCGGTGAAGCCGACGTTCTGCGCGAAGAGGAAAGGCCCGTACCCCGGCCCGGCAGGGACCAGGTCCTGATCCGCACGGCCTATGCCGGGGTCAACCGGCCAGATATATTGCAGCGCAAGGGGCTGTATCCCCCGCCCGAAGGCGCATCGGACATTCCCGGTCTGGAAGTGGCGGGGAAGATCGTGGCGATTGGCGACGGGGTGGCCAGTTCCCTGCTCGGCACGCAGGTCTGCGCATTGCTCGGCGGCGGGGGTTATGCCCAATATTGCCTGGCAAATGCGAATCACTGCCTGCAGGTGCCGGACGGACTGGCTCCCGAACTTGCCGCGGCATTTCCCGAAACCCTGTTTACCGTCTGGCACAATGTCTTTGGCCGGGGCTGGGCACGGCAGGGTGAAACCCTGCTGGTGCATGGCGGAACCAGTGGCATCGGAACGATGGCGATCAAGCTTGCCAAGCTGTTCGACCTCACCGTGATCGTCACTTGCGGGACGGACGAAAAATGCGCTGCCGCGCGCGCGATCGGCGCCGATCATGCAATCAATTACAAAACGGCCGATTTCGTCGAGGAAGTGAAGCGGATCACCGGCGGGGCGGGTGTGAATCTGGTGCTGGACATGGTCGCCGGCGATTACACCCAGCGCAATCTCGATTGCCTGGCGGAAGATGGGCGGCTGGTCACGATTGCGGTGCTGGGCGGCGCGAAAGCCACCATCAACATGGCGAAACTGATGGTGCGCCGCCAGACGATCACCGGATCCACGCTGCGGTCCCGGCCGGACAGTTTCAAGGCCTTGTTGGCTGCCGAGATCGAACAGAATCTCTGGCCCTTCGTGGAAGAAGGCCGGTTAACGCCGGAACTGGATCGCATCTTCCCCCTGGGCGAAGCCGCCGCGGCCCATCGCCGGATGGAAGGGGGGGAGCATATCGGCAAGATCGTGTTGCAGGTGCCGCATGGATGACGTGCTGACCCTCCACGAAGATCCGCGCAGCGGCAATTGCTACAAGATTCGCCTCACCGCTGCCCTGCTGGGCCTGCCGATCAAGCGCGTGCAATATGACATAATGCGCGGGGAAACCCGCACGCGCGAATTCCTGCTGAACGTCAATTCCAACGGGCGCATCCCGGTATTGCAGATCGGGGACAGGTTCCTGCCCGAAAGCAATGCGGCTTGCTGGTATCTGGCCGAAGATACCGAATTAATACCGCAGGATCGCTTCATGCGGGCGGATATGCTGCGGTGGATGTTCTTCGAACAATATAATCATGAACCGAACATCGCGACCTTGCGTTTCTGGTTCGCTTTCGTGGGCGAAGCGCATCTTTCAGCAGAGCAGATCGCGCAGGTCCCGGCCAAGCGGATCGCCGGGGAAGATGCGCTTGCGATCATGGATAACCATCTGAAAAACAAGGATTGGTTTGTCGGCGATGCACCTTCTGTCGCTGACATATCGCTCTATGCCTACACCCATGTGTGCGAAGCGGGCGGTTTCCGCCTGCAGGACCGGCCGAATGTCTGTGCCTGGCTTGAACGCGTGGCCGGATTGCCCGGCTATGTGCCGATGGATTGACCCGGAAAAGCAACAAAGTCGCTGAACTGTCCCGGAATTGTGAATCGCCTGTCATAAACGGCATTCATAGGCACGAAACCAAGGCGGTTATCTTGGGGCTGTGCACATGTTTGGCGCATTTATTGAAGGCGGTATTGAAAATGACGGCGTAATTGCCGCCTTTCCGCGATTCGAGGATCACGAACCCTGCGTGAAGGAACCCGATCCCGGACAGGGGGAACGGCGCAAGTTCCGCACGATCTGGATCAGCGACATCCATCTCGGCACACGGGGCTGCAATGCGGAGATGCTGATCGATTTCCTCGACAGCGTGGACAGCGATACGATGTATCTGGTCGGCGATATCATCGATGGCTGGCGCCTGAAGAAGAAGTTCTATTGGCCCGATAGCCATAACGACATCGTCTGGCGCATATTGAAACGGGCGAAGCGGGGGACGCGCATCGTCTATATTCCCGGCAATCATGACGAGATGTTCCGCCAGTTCACCGGCCTGCATTTCGGCGGTGTCGAAATCCGCCGGGCCGCCTTTCACGAAACTGCAGACGGGCGCCGCCTGATGGTCATCCATGGGGACGAATTCGACGCCGTCATGCTGGCCCATCGCTGGCTCGCCTTCGTGGGGGACGCGCTTTACACGATGACGATGCGGCTCAACCATTCGGTCAATGTGGTCCGCCGCAGGTTGGGCCTGCCCTATTGGTCACTGTCCAGGATGGCCAAGCACAAGGTCAAGAACGCGGTGGAATTCATTTCCCGTTACGAGGAAGTGGTTGCCCGCGCGGCGGCCCAGCGCGGGGTGGATGGCGTTGTCTGCGGCCATATCCACACGGCGGAATTCCGCGATTTCGACGGGATCGAATATTGGAACGATGGCGATTGGGTGGAAGGTTGCAACGCCCTTGTCGAACATGCGGACGGCACGATGGAAATACTCCACTGGGCCGATGAGATTGCCAGGCGTGACAATCAACCGCAGCCGACCGGAATCTCCGCCGAAGCCGGGATAGCGGCCGCAGCCTGAGCTGTGGTGCGCAGGTAATGCCATGAAGATAGCTATCGTCACCGATGCATGGGCGCCGCAAGTCAATGGCGTGGTGCGCACGCTTGGCGAAGTTACGGCCGAATTGCGGCGTCGCGGGCATGAATTGCTGGTGATTTCACCGGAACTCTACCGCTCCGTCCCGTGCCCGACCTATCCGGAAATTCGCCTTGCGCTGGCGGGGCGCCATTCGGTCGGGGCGCGGATAGATGCGTTTGCGCCGCGTGCCGTCCATATCGCCACGGAAGGGCCGCTGGGTCTGGCCGCGCGGCGCCATTGCCTTTCATCGGGGCTTGGCTTCACCACGGCCTATCACACGCAATTCCCGCAATATCTTGCCCGGAGGACGGGAATGCCGGCCAGCCTGTTCTGGCCTTATATCCGCTGGTTTCACGGCCCCTCTGCGGGGATCATGGTCGCGACCGAGACAGTGAGGCGGGAATTGCGGCGCCAGCGCCTGTCCCATTTGCGCCATTGGTCGCGCGGGGTGGACCTCGCCTGTTTCAGTCCGGACATTGCCCCGCCGGACATGTTCTTCAATCTTCCGCGTCCGATCCAGCTTTATGTCGGCCGGGTAGCCCCGGAAAAGAACATAGAAGCCTTCCTCTCCAACACTCATCGCGGTTCCAGGGTCGTTGTCGGGGACGGTCCGGATCTTGCGCGGCTGAAGGCGGAATTTCCCGATGCGCATTTCCTCGGTCGGCAAAGCGGGCGGGCCTTGGCAGCCTGCTATGCCGGGGCCGATATATTCGTGTTTCCCAGCATGACCGACACGTTCGGCCTGGTCATGATCGAAGCGCTGGCCTGCGGCACGCCTGTCGCCGCCTATCCCGTCCCGGGCCCGCTCGACGTGTTGAACGCCAGATCGGGCGCCATGGCGGCACGGCTGGAAGATGCGATTGCCCGCGCCCTGACCCTGAAGCGCGAAGACTGCCTGGCCCATGGTCGCAGCTTCAGCTGGCAGGCCAGTGTGGACCAGTTCCTTGCCGCGCTGGAACCCGGAGAAACGGGTGGTGTGGCTCATTCTCATGGGCCGGTGGCCGGCATCGCCTGAAAGCTTAATAATTGCCCTGACGGACTAAGCTTGCCGTTTATCCACGAAAGCCTTACATTGGGCCCTGCATGGCCGCTCCGAAAGGGGCGGCCCTTCTATTTTTTGCCGGAGAGATATCGTGGCCCAGCCCACTCCCCTGATGCCGCATGCGACCGCTTCCTGGCTGGTTGACAATACTGCGCTCAGCTTCGACCAGATTGCCGAATTCTGCGGCCTGCATATCCTCGAAGTGCAGGCAATGGCGGATGATCTCGCCAGTTCCAAATATACGGGGCGCGATCCCGTCCATTCGGGCGAGTTGACGCATGACGAGATCGAAAAAGGGCAGGCCGATCCGAATTATCGCCTGAAGATGCACCGGGCTCCGGTCGATGTCAGCCGCACCAAGGGGCCGCGCTATACGCCTGTGTCCAAGCGGCAGGACAAGCCCGATGGCATTGCCTGGATCATTCGCAACCACCCGGAAATCTCCGATGCGCAGATCGGCAAGCTGATCGGCACGACGCGCAACACGATCAACGCCATTCGCGACCGGTCGCATTGGAACATCCAGAACATTCAGGCCAAGGATCCGGTGACTCTCGGCCTGTGTTCGCAGCGCGAGCTGGACGCGGCGGTGGCCAAGGCTGCCAAGCGTGCCGGGCCGAGCGAAGAGGGTGAAGAACAGGCCGTGCCCGATCAGCGCGATGAAAAGGAAAAGCTGATCGAGGAACTGCGTGCTGAACGCGAAGCGGCGGCCAAGGCTGCAGTCGAAGCCGCGCAGGAAGCCGAAGCCGAAGCATGGCTGGAAGCGAAGCGCGCCGCCGAAGCGGGCGAATCGAACGGCTGAACCGCACCTTGCGGAAAGAAAAAGGGCCGGCCCCGTGTGGGGTCCGGCCCTTTTTCGTGCCTGATTTGTGCAGGGCCTATCCCGCGAGCGACAGATGCGGTTCGTCGCCTTCGTCCTTGCTGTTCTTTTCCGCCTTCGGGCCCGGGGCCTGTACCGTTTCACTGGCATCCGGGGCGAACCGGCCGGCCACGCTGGCACCCTGTTCGATGGTCAGCGTTTCGTAATGGACATCGCCTTCGATCCGCGCGCTTTTCAGCACGATCAATTCGCGGGCGGTAATCGTGCCCTGAACCGTGCCCGCCAGGCGGGCGCTTTCTGCCGTAATTGCGCCTTCGACCAGGCTGGTATCGCCCTGGACGAGTGAGGCGCAGGAAATATCGCCCCGAACCGTCCCGTCGATATGCAGATCGGCCCGGGCTTCGACATCGCCCTTGATGACGACGTCGGCGCCGATCACCGAGAAGGTCGATCCATTACTCACTGGCGCTGCCGTCGGTTTCTTCGTTGATGGCCCGGGCTTCTTCGAGAACATGAGGGGCAGTCTCCAGGAAGGGACGCGGATTCACCGCGCGTCCATTGATGCGCACTTCGAAATGCAGGTGCGGTCCGGTGGAACGGCCGGTGCTGCCGATTGCGCCGATAATATCTCCCGGCGCGACTTTCTGGCCCACCTTGGCCTTCCACCGCGACATATGGGCGTAACGCGTCATCAGCCCGTTGCCGTGGCTGATTTCCACCACCTTGCCATAGCCGGAACGCCGGCCGACAAAGCTGACCTTGCCCTGGGCGGCGGCATGGATCGGCGCGCCATAACCCCCGCCGAAATCGAGGCCGGAATGCATGGCAGCAGCGCCGGTGAAGGGATCGCGGCGATAGCCGAAGCCCGATGAAATGGCGTTATGATCTGCCGGCATGACCTGCGGAATGCTGCTGAGGCTCTGTTCAAGCGCATTCATCCGCTCAAGACTGGCGCCGAGCCGGGCAAACCGCGGATCGAGCGAGCCGTCATGTGCGGTGGAGAGCTTGACCAGCGGGCCACCCAGTCCGCGCCGGGTAGCAGTGATACTTGCCGGGTTGAGCCCCAGCTTGCGCATGGCCTCTTCCGCCTTTTCGGCCCGGCGATCGGCATAGCGGGTCAGTTTTTCGACAAAGGCGATCTGCCGCGCTTCCAGTTTCGCGAGGCCTGCCGCTTCGGGGATGGCGGCACTGACCTTCTCGATCGTGCGGGCGGTTTCATCCGTGCTGTCGGACACTGTTTCATCCGGGCGGACATCGTCCGGCAGCATGGGCAGCACGCTTTCGATGAAATCCTGCCTGCGGGCGAGATCTTCCGTCGCTTCTTCCAGATTGTCGCGATAGGCATTCACCCGGCTTTCCGCCGTTGCCACTTTCACTTCCCGGTCCAGCAAGCTGGCGCGTTCCGCGCTGGCGCGCCACTGGCTGATCGCCATCACGCCCATTGATATCGCCCAGCCGAGCAGCAGCAGGGCAACCAGCCCGGCCACGGTCATCTGCAGGCGCGATGTTATCTTTATGAAGCGGACGTGGCCCTGCGAACGCATGAAAAATTCGCGCTCCGGGAACCAGCCCTGTAGGCGGTCCCGAAATCCGCCAGCAGTTTGTGTATCCAAAACGACCCCGTAGTCCCGCGTAATTTGATACCGACCCTCCTCCTCCGTAGGTCACGGATTTGCCGGGGGTCGAATCCGGGTTCCCTGGTTTGGGGCGAGTCGAGGGGGAATCGCGATGAATCGTTCGTGAGCGGGATCAGGGCGTAATCGACATACGGAAATAGTCGAAAATCCGGCATTTATAGCGTTAACGAATCGCCTTCCCGGATTCCTTCTGACAAGCGGGCCGGGCGATGGTAAGGGCGTTTGCATGTCTACACAGATGCAACCCCATACCGACTATGACGCCCTCATTTCCGACCTGGCCCGCGCCGGCCGTTCGGCTCAGCGCCAGCTGGCGCAGATGCCGTCCGAAACCAAGGCGGAGGCGCTGCGCGCCGCCGCTGCGGCGCTGAGATCCGCTTCGGCGAAGGTCCTGGCCGAAAACGAGAAGGACGTGACCGCCGGCGAAGCCAATGGCCTCAGCGGCGCCATGCTTGACCGGCTCAAGCTCGACGAAGGCCGGCTTGACGCCATCGCCCAGGCGATTGAGGCTGTGGCGTCCCTGCCCGATCCGGTGGGTGACGTCATCAGCAGCAGCACCGCGCCGAGCGGGCTCGAACTGTCGCGCGTGCGGATTCCCATCGGCCTGATCGGCATCATCTATGAAAGCCGCCCGAATGTGACGGCGGATGCCGCATCCCTGTGCCTGCGCAGCGGCAATGCCGTGCTGCTGCGCGGTGGCAGCGAAGCGGTTCATTCCAATCGCGCGATTCATGCGGCGATGGTGCAGGGGCTGACCTCTGTCGGCGTGCCCGAAGCCGCCGTGCAACTGATGCCGACGCAGGATCGGGCAGCCGTGGGCGCCATGCTGCGCGCGCAGGGCCTGATCGACATGATCGTGCCGCGCGGCGGGAAGGGCCTGGTGGAGCGGGTGCAGAATGATGCCCGCGTGCCTGTGCTCGCCCATCTGGACGGCATCTGCCACACCTACATCCATTCTTCCGCCGATCCGGAAATGGCGCGGGAAATCGCCGTCAATGCCAAGATGCGCCGCACCGGCATTTGCGGGTCGATGGAAACGCTGTTGCTCGATTCCGAATTTCCGGCCAGCGCAGAAGTCGTTTCGGCACTGCTCGACAAGGGCTGTGAATTGCGCGGCGATGCGCGGGCGCAGGCCCTAGATCCGCGGATCAAGCGCGCGAGCGACAATGACTGGGATACCGAATATCTCGACGCGATCGCGTCCGTTGCCGTGGTTGACGGGCTCGACGCCGCGCTGGAACATATCGCGCTCCATTCTTCCGGCCACACGGATGCGATCGTCGCGACTGATGAAAAGGCGGCGGAACGGTTCCTTGCCGAAGTCGACAGCGCGATCGTGATGGTCAACGCTTCCAGCCAGTTCGCTGACGGTGGAGAGTTCGGCCTCGGTGCGGAAATCGGTATCGCAACGGGCCGCCTTCATGCGCGCGGCCCGGTCGCGCTGGAAGGTCTCACGACTTATAAATGGCAAGTGCGCGGGACGGGCCAGACCCGCCCCTGACGTCGTGACGTCGGAGGCGCGCGGCACGGGTCGCCGCCTCCGACATCGCCGAGTGGGGACAGGATATGCGCTATAACCAGTTCGGCCATACCGGCCTGATCGTTTCGGAACTGTGCCTGGGCGCAATGACCTTCGGCACCAATCCCGGGCGATTCGGGCAGATCCACGGCCTCGATCAGGATGGTGCCACCGCGCTGGTGAAACAGGCGCTGGATGGCGGGATCAATTTCATCGACACGGCCAATGTCTATACGACCGGCCAGTCGGAGGAATTTGTCGGCGGCGCATTGAAGGCGCTGGGCGTCAGACGGTCTGAAGTGGTGATCGCCACCAAGGGCATGGGATCGATGGGCGATGGACCCAACGATGCCGGCACCGGGCGCAAGCATTTGCTGGACCAGATTGACGCCAGCCTTGAACGGCTTGGCCTCGACCATGTCGATCTCTACCAGATTCATGGCTGGGATCCGATCACGCCGATGGAAGAAGCGCTGGAAGCGTTGAACGATATCGTCCGTTCGGGCCGGGCGCGCTATGTCGGCGTTTCCAACTGGGCGGCATGGCAAATCACCAAGGCGCTGGGCATTTCCGAACGGCGCGGCTTCGCCAAATTCGCTTCGCTGCAGGCATATTACACGGTGGCCGGGCGCGATCTGGAACGTGAACTGGTGCCCATGCTGCTCAGTGAAGGGCTGGGGCTCATGGTCTGGTCCCCGCTGGCGGGCGGATTGTTGAGCGGGAAATATCGCTTCACCGGTGATGGGGCGGAGGGTGAAGGCCGCCGTTCCGGCTTCGATTTCCCGCCTGTCGATTTGCAGCGCGCCGGCCCGCTGGTGGAGGCGATGCGCGGCATGGCGGAAAAACGAGGCGTGTCGGTGGCGCAGATCGCGCTCGCCTGGCTGCTGTATCAGCCCGTGGTTTCCAGTGTAATCGTGGGGGCGAAACGGCCGGATCAGCTGGCCGACAATCTCGCTTCCGTCGAAGTGGAGCTGCAGGCTGCGGAGCTGGAGGAACTTGACCGGCTGAGCGCGCTGCCGCGCGAATATCCGGGATGGATGTTCGAAACGCAGGGGCGCTATGTCTCTGGCCGCGTGTCACCGCGCCGCGTGCCCGGGTGATAAGTGACCGGGTGGCAGGCGAAGCGACAGGGGTGAGCCGCAATTATCCCGTTACCGGCCTGCTGGGCGGCAGTTTCAACCCCGCCCATCAGGCGCATCGGCGCATATCGCTGTTCGCCGCATCGGCACTGTCGCTGGACGAGGTCTGGTGGCTGGTTTCGCCCGGGAATCCCCTGAAGCCCAAAGCCGGCATGGCGTCACTTGCGGCCCGGTTCCGGTCCGCGCAGGCCATGGCGCGGCGTGCGCCGATCAAGGTAACGGCGATCGAACGGCAATTGGGCACGCGCTACACGGTGGATACGCTGCGCGCGATCAAGGCGCGCTATCCCCGCCGCCGTTTCGTATGGCTGATGGGGGCGGATAATCTGGCGCAATTCCATTTGTGGAAGGACTGGAGGCAGATAGCCCGGGAAATGCCGATTGCGGTTATAGCCCGCCCCGGCTATGATGACGCTGCCCTCGCGAGCCCCGCGATGGCCTGGCTGCGGCGTTACCGGTTGTCCGCTGCCGGATTGCAAAACCGGGGTGAATGGAGCGCACCTGCGCTGATTGAACTGCGTTTCGATCCCGATCCGCGTTCGGCAACAGCAATTCGCCGGGCGGATCCCGACTGGGCCAGCCACTTTACAGGGCCTCCGCCCAGAGACGGGGTTACGCATTCCATTGTTCGCGATCCTGCCATTCATGGCCTGGCAAGGGGTTCTGGCGCATGAAGCGCCTTCTTCCCTCGTCAGAATGGCCGGCCATTCCCCCAATCAGGAGCATGACAAGCTGCGATGACACAGGCGCAAGCCCTGCCGGAGTCTTCCGGCGTCTCAACCATCGTTACCATGGCAGAATCTCCGCTTAACAAACTCGCAGAAGCCGGAACGGCCCATGCG
Proteins encoded in this window:
- a CDS encoding UDP-2,3-diacylglucosamine diphosphatase, with translation MFGAFIEGGIENDGVIAAFPRFEDHEPCVKEPDPGQGERRKFRTIWISDIHLGTRGCNAEMLIDFLDSVDSDTMYLVGDIIDGWRLKKKFYWPDSHNDIVWRILKRAKRGTRIVYIPGNHDEMFRQFTGLHFGGVEIRRAAFHETADGRRLMVIHGDEFDAVMLAHRWLAFVGDALYTMTMRLNHSVNVVRRRLGLPYWSLSRMAKHKVKNAVEFISRYEEVVARAAAQRGVDGVVCGHIHTAEFRDFDGIEYWNDGDWVEGCNALVEHADGTMEILHWADEIARRDNQPQPTGISAEAGIAAAA
- a CDS encoding glycosyltransferase family 4 protein yields the protein MKIAIVTDAWAPQVNGVVRTLGEVTAELRRRGHELLVISPELYRSVPCPTYPEIRLALAGRHSVGARIDAFAPRAVHIATEGPLGLAARRHCLSSGLGFTTAYHTQFPQYLARRTGMPASLFWPYIRWFHGPSAGIMVATETVRRELRRQRLSHLRHWSRGVDLACFSPDIAPPDMFFNLPRPIQLYVGRVAPEKNIEAFLSNTHRGSRVVVGDGPDLARLKAEFPDAHFLGRQSGRALAACYAGADIFVFPSMTDTFGLVMIEALACGTPVAAYPVPGPLDVLNARSGAMAARLEDAIARALTLKREDCLAHGRSFSWQASVDQFLAALEPGETGGVAHSHGPVAGIA
- a CDS encoding DUF1013 domain-containing protein encodes the protein MAQPTPLMPHATASWLVDNTALSFDQIAEFCGLHILEVQAMADDLASSKYTGRDPVHSGELTHDEIEKGQADPNYRLKMHRAPVDVSRTKGPRYTPVSKRQDKPDGIAWIIRNHPEISDAQIGKLIGTTRNTINAIRDRSHWNIQNIQAKDPVTLGLCSQRELDAAVAKAAKRAGPSEEGEEQAVPDQRDEKEKLIEELRAEREAAAKAAVEAAQEAEAEAWLEAKRAAEAGESNG
- a CDS encoding bactofilin family protein; the protein is MSNGSTFSVIGADVVIKGDVEARADLHIDGTVRGDISCASLVQGDTSLVEGAITAESARLAGTVQGTITARELIVLKSARIEGDVHYETLTIEQGASVAGRFAPDASETVQAPGPKAEKNSKDEGDEPHLSLAG
- a CDS encoding M23 family metallopeptidase, giving the protein MDTQTAGGFRDRLQGWFPEREFFMRSQGHVRFIKITSRLQMTVAGLVALLLLGWAISMGVMAISQWRASAERASLLDREVKVATAESRVNAYRDNLEEATEDLARRQDFIESVLPMLPDDVRPDETVSDSTDETARTIEKVSAAIPEAAGLAKLEARQIAFVEKLTRYADRRAEKAEEAMRKLGLNPASITATRRGLGGPLVKLSTAHDGSLDPRFARLGASLERMNALEQSLSSIPQVMPADHNAISSGFGYRRDPFTGAAAMHSGLDFGGGYGAPIHAAAQGKVSFVGRRSGYGKVVEISHGNGLMTRYAHMSRWKAKVGQKVAPGDIIGAIGSTGRSTGPHLHFEVRINGRAVNPRPFLETAPHVLEEARAINEETDGSASE
- a CDS encoding glutamate-5-semialdehyde dehydrogenase, giving the protein MSTQMQPHTDYDALISDLARAGRSAQRQLAQMPSETKAEALRAAAAALRSASAKVLAENEKDVTAGEANGLSGAMLDRLKLDEGRLDAIAQAIEAVASLPDPVGDVISSSTAPSGLELSRVRIPIGLIGIIYESRPNVTADAASLCLRSGNAVLLRGGSEAVHSNRAIHAAMVQGLTSVGVPEAAVQLMPTQDRAAVGAMLRAQGLIDMIVPRGGKGLVERVQNDARVPVLAHLDGICHTYIHSSADPEMAREIAVNAKMRRTGICGSMETLLLDSEFPASAEVVSALLDKGCELRGDARAQALDPRIKRASDNDWDTEYLDAIASVAVVDGLDAALEHIALHSSGHTDAIVATDEKAAERFLAEVDSAIVMVNASSQFADGGEFGLGAEIGIATGRLHARGPVALEGLTTYKWQVRGTGQTRP
- a CDS encoding aldo/keto reductase, producing the protein MRYNQFGHTGLIVSELCLGAMTFGTNPGRFGQIHGLDQDGATALVKQALDGGINFIDTANVYTTGQSEEFVGGALKALGVRRSEVVIATKGMGSMGDGPNDAGTGRKHLLDQIDASLERLGLDHVDLYQIHGWDPITPMEEALEALNDIVRSGRARYVGVSNWAAWQITKALGISERRGFAKFASLQAYYTVAGRDLERELVPMLLSEGLGLMVWSPLAGGLLSGKYRFTGDGAEGEGRRSGFDFPPVDLQRAGPLVEAMRGMAEKRGVSVAQIALAWLLYQPVVSSVIVGAKRPDQLADNLASVEVELQAAELEELDRLSALPREYPGWMFETQGRYVSGRVSPRRVPG